CGAACTGATCGAGAGAATCCGTACGGGTGACATCGCGGTCGACCTCTACCGGCCCGCGGACCTCCAGGCCTGGTGGCTGGCGGCGGACCTGGGGCGGGCCGCGTTCCAGTTGCTGGGGCGCGGGGTGCTGCCGATGGTCTTCGGCGGGCTCGTCTTCCAGCTCGCGCTGCCGTCCGACGCCGGGACCTGGCTGGCGTTCATCGTCACCGTGCTGCTCGGGATCCTGGTGAGTTTCGCGCTCCGCTATCTCGTGGCGCTGGCGGCGTTCTGGTTCATGGACGGGGCCGGGGTGCAGCAACTGGCCGTGCTCGCGGGGATCTTCTTCTCCGGGATGACGCTCCCGCTGAACGCCTTCCCTGGCGCGCTGGGCGAACTGGCCCGCGCACTGCCCTGGTCGGCGCTGATGCAGGCCCCGGCGGACGTGCTGCTGGGGGAGCGCACGGGCCTCGCACTGCTGCGGACGTACGCCTTCCAGGCCGCCTGGGCCGTCGGGCTGCTGGCGGTGGGACGTCTGGTCCAGTCGGCGGCGACGCGCAGGGTGGTGGTCCAGGGTGGCTGACGTACGGGAGAAACCGGGGCCAGGACCCGGTTCAGGCCGTGATACCGGCTCCGGCTCCGGGTTCGCGCCGGCGGGCGGGTCGAGGCTGCTGGACGGGCTGCGGGCCTACCGGCTGATCGCCTGGATGTGGATCCGCTCGACGATGGCGTACCGCGCGTCGTTCGCGATGACCCTCTTCGGCAACTTCGCCGGGACCGTGCTCGACTTCGTCGCGATCCTGCTGATGTTCTCGCGGGTCGACGAACTGGGCGGCTACTCGTTCGGCGAGGTGGCGTTCCTGTACGGGCTGTCCAGCGCGGCGTTCGGTCTCGCCGATCTGACGCTCGGCTCGATGGAGCGGCTCGGGCAGCGGGTGCGGGACGGCACGTTCGACACCCTGCTCGTACGCCCCGCGCCGGTGCTCGCGCAGGTCGCGGCGGACCGGTTCGCGCTGCGCCGGCTCGGCCGGATCACGCAGGGGCTGCTGGTCCTCGGGTACGCGCTCGCCGTCGTCGACATCGAGTGGACCCCGCTGAAGGTGCTGCTGATGCCGGTGATGGTGGTCAGCGGGGCGGGCATCTTCGCGGCGGTGTTCGTGGCGGGCGGCGCCTTCCAGTTCGTGGCGCAGGACGCGGCCCAGGTGCAGAGCGCGTTCACGTACGGCGGCACCACGCTGCTGCAGTATCCGCCGACCGTCTTCGCGAAGGACCTGGTGCGCGGGGTGACCTTCGTCCTGCCGCTGGCCTTCGTCAACTGGCTGCCCGCGCTGTACGTGCTCGGGTTGCCCTATCCGCTCGACCTGCCGGAGTGGGTCGCGTTCCTGTCACCACTCGTGGCCGTCGTCTGCTGCGGGCTCGCGGGTCTCGCGTGGCGGACGGGCCTTCGTTCGTACCGGAGCACGGGGAGCTAGCCGCACATGAACGCCACGCACAAGAACGACACGCACGTGGACCCGCGTCGCGCGGACACCGACTTCATCCGCCTCGACGGCGTCGAGAAGGTCTTCGACGTACGCAAGAAGACCGGCTTCCTGCGCAGTGAGCGGCGGCAGGTGCGGGCGGTCGACTCGATCTCCTTCACCGTCTCGCGCGGCGAGATGGTCGGCTACATCGGGCCGAACGGCGCGGGGAAGTCCACCACCATCAAGATGCTCACCGGCATCCTCACACCCAGCGGCGGCCGTCTGCGCGTCGCGGGCATCGACCCCTCCCGGGAACGCACCCGGCTCGCGCAGCGCATCGGCGTGGTGTTCGGGCAGCGGACCACCCTGTGGTGGGACCTCCCGCTGATCGACTCGTACCGGCTGATGCACCGCATGTACCGGATCCCGGACGCGCGGTACGCGGAGAACCTCGACCGGTGTGTGGAGCTGCTCGAACTGGGCGAACTGCTGGACGTGCCCGTACGGCAGCTCTCGCTCGGGCAGCGGATGCGCGGGGACATCGCGGCGGCGCTGCTGCACGACCCCGAGGTGCTGTACCTGGACGAGCCGACGATCGGGCTCGACGTGGTCAGCAAGGTGCGGGTGCGGGAGTTCCTGCGGGACCTCAACGCCGAGCGCGGCACGACCGTGCTCCTGACGACCCACGACCTCTCCGACATCGAGCAGCTGTGCCGGCGGGTGATGGTCATCGACCACGGACGCCTGATGTACGACGGTCCGCTGAGCGGGCTGCACGAGATCGGGGAGAGCGAGCGGACGCTGGTCGTGGACCTGGAGCGCGAACTTCCGCCCATCGACGTGGAGTCGGCGCGGGTGGTGAAGGTCGAGGGGCCCCGGCAGTGGCTCGCCTTCCCGGCGGCGCAGTCGGCGGCGCCGCTGGTCGCGCGGATCGCGGCGGAGTATCCGCTGGTCGACCTGTCGGTACGGGAACCCGACATCGAGGCGGTCATCAGCCGCATGTACGCGGGGAAGGCAACCTCGTAGGCTGCTTTCCATGACGGACGAACTCCCGGCCGAAACCCCCGGTGGACTGCCCGAGTTGCGGGCCTCCGACGCCGATCGCGAACAGGTCGCCGAAGTGCTGAGGGACGCCCTCGCCGAGGGCCGCCTGGACATGGCGGAGTTCGAGGAGCGGCTGGACGCCACGTACAAGGCGCGTACGTACGGGGAGTTGGAGCCGATCACCCGGGATCTGCCCGCGGCCGGCGTCGTGGCCCCCGCTCCCGCCGTGTCGATGGTCAAACGGCCCGCGTCCGCCGTCGGTACGGGGGACTGGGCGGGCCGGATCGTCGGCGGCGAGGGGACGTCCCGGTGGGGCGTCGCGGTCATGTCGGGGTTCGAACGCAAGGGGCGCTGGACCGTGCCGCGGCGGTTCGACTGCTTCGCGTTCTGGGGCGGCGGGGTCGTGGACCTGCGCGAGGCGAACTTCGCGGACGGCGAGGTGGTGGTCAACTGCGTCGCCGTCATGGGCGGGTTGAACGTGGTGGTGCCGCCGGGCGTCGAGGTCGTGGTCCGCGGGATCGGCGTCATGGGCGGGTTCGACCACGGTCAGGAGGGCGTGCCGGGGGAGCGGGGCGCTCCGCGGGTCGTCGTGACGGGGTTCGCGTTCTGGGGCGGGGTGGGGGTGGAGCGGAAGATCTCGAAGGCGGAGCGGCTCCGCCTGCGGGAGGAGCGGAAGAGGTTGCGGCGTTCGCCGCGGTCCTGAGGGCGTGCAGACGAAAGACTGCGCCGTTCCCCGCGCCCCTGAAAGCCTGAAGACCAAAAGACTGCGCCGTTCCCCGCGCCCCTTGGGGGCTGCGCCCCGAAAAGCGAAAAGACTGCGCCGTTCCCCGCGCCCCTGAAGGCGCCCCTGAAAGCGCCCCCGAAAAACGGGGCTACAGCTGGGCCGGGGGTGTGCCCTTCAGGGTGTTGGGGTTGAAGATTTCCGCCATGCGCTTGTAGCCCTTGTCGCTGGGGTGCAGGTGGTCCCCCGAGTCGTAGTCGGACCGCAGCCGCCGGGGGTTGTACGGATCGCGGAGCGCCTCGTCGAAGTCCGCGTAGTCGTCGAAGACCTTGCCGGAGCGGATCAGGGCGTTGACGGCCTGCCGGGTGTCCTCCAGGTGCGGCTGGTACCCCCGGTGCCCCTGGAACGGCATGAGCGTGGCCCCGACCACCCGCAGCCCCCGCGCGTGCGCCAGCCGCCGCAGCTCGCGCAGCCCGTCGGCGATCCGGTTCGCGTCGGTCTGGTTCGGCGTCCGCAGGATGTCGTTGACGCCGAGGGCGACCACGACCGCCTTGACGTTGGTGCGGCCGAGCACGTCACGGTCGAAGCGGACCAGCCCGCTCGGGTTCTCGGCGGGCCGCCCGAGCCCGCTGGTCAGGACGCGGTTGCCGCTGATGCCCTGGTTGACCACGCTGTAGCGGGGCCCGTCCGAGCCGGCCGCGTGCAGCCGTTCGTTGAGGACGTCCGTCCAGCGCCGGTTCGCGCCCACGGTCGAGGTCACGCCGTCGGTGAGCGAGTCGCCGATGACGACGACCGTGCCCTGCGACTCGTTGCTCAGCACGTCCAGCGCGGTCAGATACCGCCAGTACGGCGTCTGCCCGGTGTACGCGACGCCGCTGACGTCCTCGGTGCGGTCGCCCTCCGCGGTGTACGAGATCTGCCGTGCCTGCGGGTGGTAGGTGACGGGTCCCGACGGAGTCGGCGAGTACGTCGTCACCAGTACGTCGCTGTCGTGCGGGACCAGCAGCCGTACGGCGTCGCTGACGATCTGCTGTCCGGCGGGCACGACCACCGAGGGACGGCCGCCGAAGGTGAGGCGCCGCATCGTGTCGGCGGCTGCGGCGGCGTTGTTCGCGGTGGCCGCGACGGCGACGGAGGCATGCGTGATGCTGAGCGGCTGCTGCCCGTACAGGTTGGACAGGGTGATCCGGGCCGCGGTGCCGCCGACGCCGACGTGCACCACGTTGCGTACGGAGCGGCCCGCCATGCCGTTCGCCTCGGTGCCCGGCTCCGAGCCGGCGGGGGACGCCGACCAGGCGCCCACCCAGGTGCCGACGGAGGCGGGGGCAGCCGAGTTCTGCGGGGTCCGGCCGCCGACGACGGCCGTGGTCTCCCCGCCGTCGTCGGCGGCGACTCCGACGTATATGGCGGTCGAAATGGCGACGATCACAGCGACGATCGCGGCCAGCAAGGCATAACCGTGACGCTTGGTCATGCGGTGCGTATCTCCTCGGAAAAGTGGGAGCCCGGAGCTCCGGTGTGATGACCCCATGATGAGGCATGGCACGGAAGGAGCCTGACAGGACCCCGTCGATTTCCCCCGCCCGGACAGACGCGGGGAACTCCTGTTCCGTTCCAGGAGTCGGTCAGGTTGGAACAATGCTTTACGGGGGACCGGGAACGGATGGAGCGGATGGAACGAACGAAAGAGGACGAAGCAGGGGAAAAGGGCCCGGAAGGGCGGCCTTCCCGTCCCGGCGGTGTGGCGAACCCCACGAGTGCCCCCGGGGCCGGGAAGACGGCCGACCGCGCCGCGCCGAGCCGCGCGATGAACTCGTTCAGCCCCGCCGACGAGGAGAAGTTCCGCGGCGTCCGCCGCATGAAGCTCACGGCGACCGGACTGCTGCTGTTCGTCGCCCTCGTCTACGTACTCGCCAAGTGGGCCGGGAACTCCGGCGCGGGCGCCTGGACGGGTTACGTGGCCGCCGCCGCCGAGGCCGGCATGGTCGGCGCGCTCGCGGACTGGTTCGCCGTCACGGCGCTGTTCCGGCGGCCGATGGGCCTGCCCATCCCGCACACCGCGATCATCCCGACCAAGAAGGACCAGCTCGGCGTGTCGCTGGGCGAGTTCGTCGGCGAGAACTTCCTCTCCCAGGACGTCGTACGGCAGCGGCTGCGCGCCGTCGGCATCGGCAGCCGGCTCGGCACCTGGCTGGCCCGGCCCGAGCACGCCGACCGGGTGACCGACGAGCTGGCCACCGCGCTCAGGGGAGCCCTCGCGGTGCTCCGGGACTCCGACGTGCAGGCCGTCGTCGGCGAGGCCATCAACCGGCGGGCCGACGCCCAGGAGATCGCCCCCGGCATAGGGAAGACGCTGGAGAAGGTCGTCGCGGACGGCGGCCACCGGCGGGTCGTCGACCTGATCTGCGTACGCGCCCACGACTGGCTCGTCCTCCACAACGACCAGGTGATGGACGCCGTACAGGGCGGCGCGCCCGGCTGGACCCCGCGGTTCGTCGACAAGCGGGTCGGTGAGCGCGTCTACAAGGAGCTGCTGCGTTTCGTCACCGAGATGCGTGACATGCCCGCGCACCCGGCGCGCGGTGCCCTCGACCGCTTCCTCACCGACTTCGCCTCCGACCTGCAGTCCGACACCGACACCCGGGCGCGGGTGGAGAACCTCAAGCGCGAGGTCCTCGGCCGCGGCGAGGTCCAGGACCTGATCGCCTCCACGTGGTCCTCCGTACGGCGGATGATCGTGTCCGCGGCGGAGGACGAGCGCAGTGAGCTGCGGTTGCGTGTGCGGGCGTCGCTGCTGTCGCTGGGGACGCGGATGGCCACGGACGCGCGGCTGCAGAGCAAGGTCGACGGGTGGGTCGAGGGGGCGGCGGTGTACGTCGTGACGACGTACCGGGACGAGATCACCTCGCTCATCACCGAGACGGTCGCCGGGTGGGACGCGGAGCATACGTCTCGCAAGATCGAGGCGCACATCGGGCGGGACCTGCAGTTCATCCGGATCAACGGCACGGTTGTCGGCTCGCTGGCGGGCCTGCTGATTTATACGGTGTCCCGGGCGCTTGGGGCGTGAGGCCCCTGAAAGCAAAAGATTGCGCCGTTCCCCGCGCCCCTGAGGGTGGGGGCGCAGCCCCTCCTAGGGGCGCGGGGAACGGCGCAATCTTTTTGCCTTGGGGGAGGGCGGAGCCCTTCAGGGGCGCGGGGAACGGCGCGATCAGCCCCCACCGGTCCGCAGCCCCCGCCCGGCCAGGGAAACGGCAGGTGAGAGCGCGGCGGATCGGGGAACTCGGGGTGTGTTCCCTGAGCCCACAGGAGGGGTGCCATGGCCGTCACCGTCACCGATGCCGGTTCCGCGGAGACCGGAGCAGTCACCACCGCCGTGCCCGCCCGACTGGACCGGCTGCCCTGGTCACGCTGGCACTGGACCATCGTCATCGGCCTCGGCACGGTCTGGATCCTGGACGGCCTCGAAGTCACCGTGGTCGGCAACATCGCCGGCCGGCTCTCCGAGGAGGGCAGCGGACTGCCCATCTCGGCCGCGCAGGTCACCGGCATCGCCGCGGCCCTGTACGTGGCCGGAGCCTGCTCGGGCGCCCTGTTCTTCGGCCGGCTCACGGACAA
This sequence is a window from Streptomyces ortus. Protein-coding genes within it:
- a CDS encoding ABC transporter permease, with product MRAWRLYAAVAVGGFRRYATYRVATAAGVFTNTVFGLILAYTYIALWDERPGLGGYDQAQAVTYVWVGQGLLAVVAVLGGGFEDELIERIRTGDIAVDLYRPADLQAWWLAADLGRAAFQLLGRGVLPMVFGGLVFQLALPSDAGTWLAFIVTVLLGILVSFALRYLVALAAFWFMDGAGVQQLAVLAGIFFSGMTLPLNAFPGALGELARALPWSALMQAPADVLLGERTGLALLRTYAFQAAWAVGLLAVGRLVQSAATRRVVVQGG
- a CDS encoding ABC transporter permease; this encodes MLDGLRAYRLIAWMWIRSTMAYRASFAMTLFGNFAGTVLDFVAILLMFSRVDELGGYSFGEVAFLYGLSSAAFGLADLTLGSMERLGQRVRDGTFDTLLVRPAPVLAQVAADRFALRRLGRITQGLLVLGYALAVVDIEWTPLKVLLMPVMVVSGAGIFAAVFVAGGAFQFVAQDAAQVQSAFTYGGTTLLQYPPTVFAKDLVRGVTFVLPLAFVNWLPALYVLGLPYPLDLPEWVAFLSPLVAVVCCGLAGLAWRTGLRSYRSTGS
- a CDS encoding ABC transporter ATP-binding protein; amino-acid sequence: MNATHKNDTHVDPRRADTDFIRLDGVEKVFDVRKKTGFLRSERRQVRAVDSISFTVSRGEMVGYIGPNGAGKSTTIKMLTGILTPSGGRLRVAGIDPSRERTRLAQRIGVVFGQRTTLWWDLPLIDSYRLMHRMYRIPDARYAENLDRCVELLELGELLDVPVRQLSLGQRMRGDIAAALLHDPEVLYLDEPTIGLDVVSKVRVREFLRDLNAERGTTVLLTTHDLSDIEQLCRRVMVIDHGRLMYDGPLSGLHEIGESERTLVVDLERELPPIDVESARVVKVEGPRQWLAFPAAQSAAPLVARIAAEYPLVDLSVREPDIEAVISRMYAGKATS
- a CDS encoding DUF1707 SHOCT-like domain-containing protein, with translation MTDELPAETPGGLPELRASDADREQVAEVLRDALAEGRLDMAEFEERLDATYKARTYGELEPITRDLPAAGVVAPAPAVSMVKRPASAVGTGDWAGRIVGGEGTSRWGVAVMSGFERKGRWTVPRRFDCFAFWGGGVVDLREANFADGEVVVNCVAVMGGLNVVVPPGVEVVVRGIGVMGGFDHGQEGVPGERGAPRVVVTGFAFWGGVGVERKISKAERLRLREERKRLRRSPRS
- a CDS encoding SGNH/GDSL hydrolase family protein, whose translation is MTKRHGYALLAAIVAVIVAISTAIYVGVAADDGGETTAVVGGRTPQNSAAPASVGTWVGAWSASPAGSEPGTEANGMAGRSVRNVVHVGVGGTAARITLSNLYGQQPLSITHASVAVAATANNAAAAADTMRRLTFGGRPSVVVPAGQQIVSDAVRLLVPHDSDVLVTTYSPTPSGPVTYHPQARQISYTAEGDRTEDVSGVAYTGQTPYWRYLTALDVLSNESQGTVVVIGDSLTDGVTSTVGANRRWTDVLNERLHAAGSDGPRYSVVNQGISGNRVLTSGLGRPAENPSGLVRFDRDVLGRTNVKAVVVALGVNDILRTPNQTDANRIADGLRELRRLAHARGLRVVGATLMPFQGHRGYQPHLEDTRQAVNALIRSGKVFDDYADFDEALRDPYNPRRLRSDYDSGDHLHPSDKGYKRMAEIFNPNTLKGTPPAQL
- a CDS encoding DUF445 domain-containing protein, producing MERTKEDEAGEKGPEGRPSRPGGVANPTSAPGAGKTADRAAPSRAMNSFSPADEEKFRGVRRMKLTATGLLLFVALVYVLAKWAGNSGAGAWTGYVAAAAEAGMVGALADWFAVTALFRRPMGLPIPHTAIIPTKKDQLGVSLGEFVGENFLSQDVVRQRLRAVGIGSRLGTWLARPEHADRVTDELATALRGALAVLRDSDVQAVVGEAINRRADAQEIAPGIGKTLEKVVADGGHRRVVDLICVRAHDWLVLHNDQVMDAVQGGAPGWTPRFVDKRVGERVYKELLRFVTEMRDMPAHPARGALDRFLTDFASDLQSDTDTRARVENLKREVLGRGEVQDLIASTWSSVRRMIVSAAEDERSELRLRVRASLLSLGTRMATDARLQSKVDGWVEGAAVYVVTTYRDEITSLITETVAGWDAEHTSRKIEAHIGRDLQFIRINGTVVGSLAGLLIYTVSRALGA